In the Cryptosporangium minutisporangium genome, one interval contains:
- a CDS encoding FAS1-like dehydratase domain-containing protein, producing the protein MTTETTREFPSINAQQVQDLRDMIGKPVRSDRPHISQLTPDAIRHYALGIGDRNPLWTDPAYAAAHDRPQLAPPSALLAMDKVFSGYVSGLPGIHAMYAGATFEFTRPLRVGDQLTGEATLAELIERPSRFAGRSWQQIYRVPFRDPDGELVCTGHSYCFRTERDSARENKKYEEIRVEWTPDQIAEIAQRYRDEEARRRGATPRYVEDVSVGDPLPPVTKGPYTATTAIAYLLGWGGLYVRAHGDAFDLFDRHPALGIPNEWGVPEPPERVHWDPDLARRVGVPGAYDYGPERVSWMGHVVTDWMGDDGFLQYLDVQVRRHNVLGELVTCDGVVTAVDQATGSVEVSLNAVNQDGHESARGSARVVLPQRPADDGHPTS; encoded by the coding sequence ATGACTACTGAAACCACGCGTGAGTTCCCGAGCATCAACGCCCAGCAGGTGCAGGACCTGCGCGACATGATCGGCAAGCCGGTCCGCAGCGACCGGCCGCACATCAGCCAGCTGACCCCGGACGCGATCCGGCACTACGCACTGGGCATCGGCGACCGCAATCCGCTCTGGACGGACCCCGCCTACGCCGCGGCCCACGACCGACCGCAGCTCGCTCCGCCGTCGGCGCTGCTGGCCATGGACAAGGTCTTCAGCGGGTACGTCAGCGGCCTGCCGGGCATCCATGCCATGTACGCCGGCGCCACGTTCGAATTCACCCGGCCGCTCCGCGTCGGCGACCAGCTCACCGGTGAGGCGACGCTCGCGGAGCTGATCGAACGACCGAGCCGGTTCGCCGGGCGCTCCTGGCAGCAGATCTACCGCGTTCCGTTCCGTGACCCGGACGGCGAGCTGGTCTGCACCGGCCACTCCTACTGCTTCCGGACCGAGCGGGACAGCGCGAGAGAAAACAAGAAGTACGAGGAGATCCGGGTCGAGTGGACGCCGGACCAAATCGCGGAGATCGCCCAGCGGTACCGCGACGAGGAGGCACGCCGCCGGGGCGCGACCCCGCGCTACGTCGAGGACGTCTCGGTGGGCGACCCCCTCCCTCCGGTGACGAAGGGGCCCTACACCGCCACCACCGCGATCGCCTACCTCCTGGGCTGGGGTGGCCTCTACGTCCGCGCCCACGGCGACGCGTTCGATCTCTTCGACCGGCACCCGGCGCTCGGCATTCCGAACGAGTGGGGGGTGCCGGAGCCGCCGGAGCGCGTGCACTGGGACCCGGACCTTGCCCGGCGGGTCGGCGTGCCCGGCGCGTACGACTACGGGCCGGAGCGGGTCTCCTGGATGGGGCACGTGGTGACCGACTGGATGGGCGACGACGGCTTCCTGCAGTACCTCGACGTCCAGGTGCGGCGGCACAACGTCCTCGGTGAGCTGGTCACCTGCGACGGCGTGGTGACCGCCGTCGACCAGGCCACCGGCTCGGTCGAGGTGTCGCTGAACGCGGTGAACCAGGACGGTCACGAGTCCGCCCGCGGTAGCGCCAGGGTGGTCCTGCCCCAGCGCCCCGCCGACGACGGGCACCCGACGTCCTAA
- a CDS encoding class I adenylate-forming enzyme family protein, which yields MAQPSSGWGSEVVEDTLHGHSCLMYARRPRDVSDVLDASARWSDRVFLVRGERRVTFAQHRRAVQAVAARLRADGVQEGDRVALYAANSAEWVVTFFAVIALGAVAVPCNGWWSVSELEHACGVVTPTVVVCDERRAERVPPRLRRIALAELVTDDVWNAPAVGDDDRGVRDEDAPAVVLFTAGTTGFPKGAVLSHRALLANLQTLLVVSRKLPHEIAEDAPASVTLVGLPLFHIGAIQLVLVPLMTGGRVVFLSGRFDPAEVLRLIDREGVTMFSGVPTMMERLIRHPDAARGGYPTLRTIVLGGSPVSDELLERVSVTFPNSRRRIGRTYGLTEAGGVVSTGVGAQIAERPGSSGRLAPVVEVRIADPDPDGAGEVLVRSPAAMDGYWGLPGDPTLDADGWIHTGDVGHVDADRFLYITGRRKDVIIRGGENVSAARVETVLQEHPDVAEVAVIGLPDPDLGEVVAAVVVPADGADPAPDELERWAGSSLAHFAVPSRWWVRADALPVNEAGKVLKHRLAQEWPA from the coding sequence ATGGCTCAACCTTCTTCCGGGTGGGGCAGCGAGGTGGTCGAGGACACGCTGCACGGCCATTCCTGCCTGATGTACGCACGGCGACCGCGTGACGTGTCCGACGTCCTCGACGCGTCGGCGCGCTGGTCCGACCGGGTCTTCCTGGTGCGGGGCGAGCGGCGGGTCACCTTCGCTCAGCACCGCCGGGCCGTGCAGGCCGTGGCCGCGCGGCTGCGCGCCGACGGGGTGCAGGAGGGCGACCGGGTCGCGCTCTACGCGGCGAACTCCGCCGAGTGGGTGGTGACGTTCTTCGCGGTGATCGCGTTGGGGGCCGTCGCCGTTCCGTGCAACGGCTGGTGGTCGGTGTCCGAGCTGGAGCACGCGTGCGGCGTCGTCACCCCCACCGTCGTCGTCTGCGACGAGCGGCGCGCCGAGCGGGTGCCGCCGCGGCTGCGCCGGATCGCGCTGGCCGAACTGGTGACCGACGACGTGTGGAACGCGCCCGCCGTCGGCGACGACGACCGCGGCGTCCGCGACGAGGACGCGCCCGCCGTCGTGCTGTTCACCGCGGGGACCACGGGCTTTCCGAAGGGCGCGGTCCTCAGCCACCGGGCGCTGCTGGCGAACCTCCAGACGCTGCTCGTCGTCTCCCGGAAGCTGCCGCACGAGATCGCGGAGGACGCTCCGGCGAGCGTCACGCTGGTCGGCCTGCCGCTCTTCCACATCGGAGCGATCCAGCTCGTCCTGGTGCCGCTGATGACCGGAGGCCGGGTCGTGTTCCTGTCCGGCCGGTTCGACCCCGCGGAGGTCCTCCGGCTGATCGACCGGGAGGGCGTCACGATGTTCTCCGGCGTGCCCACGATGATGGAGCGTCTGATCCGTCATCCGGACGCGGCCCGCGGTGGCTACCCGACGCTGCGGACGATCGTCCTGGGCGGCTCGCCGGTCAGCGACGAGCTCCTGGAGCGAGTCTCCGTCACGTTCCCGAACAGTCGTCGCCGGATCGGCCGGACGTACGGGCTCACCGAGGCCGGCGGGGTCGTGAGCACGGGCGTCGGTGCGCAGATCGCCGAGCGTCCGGGCAGCTCGGGCCGGCTCGCCCCGGTCGTCGAGGTGCGGATCGCCGATCCGGACCCGGACGGGGCGGGGGAGGTGCTCGTCCGGTCGCCGGCCGCGATGGACGGGTACTGGGGCCTGCCCGGTGACCCCACGCTCGACGCCGACGGGTGGATCCACACCGGCGACGTCGGCCACGTCGACGCCGACCGGTTCCTCTACATCACCGGTCGGCGCAAGGACGTCATCATCCGCGGTGGTGAGAACGTGTCCGCTGCCCGGGTGGAGACCGTGTTGCAAGAGCACCCGGACGTCGCGGAGGTGGCCGTGATCGGGCTGCCCGACCCGGACCTCGGCGAGGTCGTGGCGGCCGTCGTCGTGCCCGCCGACGGCGCGGACCCCGCACCGGACGAGCTCGAGCGCTGGGCGGGGAGTTCGCTGGCGCACTTCGCCGTCCCGAGCCGGTGGTGGGTCCGCGCCGATGCGCTGCCGGTGAATGAGGCCGGGAAGGTCCTCAAACACCGGCTCGCGCAGGAATGGCCGGCTTAG
- a CDS encoding IclR family transcriptional regulator, whose protein sequence is MSDALAREHRTVSRVTTILEAAGQSRDGVRLAGLAALLGAPKSSVHGLVKGLVATGYLEEQAGVYRLGPALDVLVRPARAEFTLSARRALESLQQTFDETAILCRLVGDAVVYVEMVESRRMIRYSAPLNQRRPLYPTSSGKCFLAHFSPRRRAAYLAEHVEEARRALVEDELERVREQGYAVNRGETVPDVSAAASPIVVQGRVVGALAVAGPSARMADELEQVAAAVRDEAAKVAPRL, encoded by the coding sequence ATGTCGGATGCCCTGGCGCGGGAGCACCGGACGGTCAGCCGGGTCACGACGATCCTGGAGGCCGCCGGTCAGAGCCGGGACGGAGTGCGCCTCGCCGGTCTGGCCGCGCTGCTGGGCGCCCCGAAGTCCTCGGTGCACGGCCTGGTGAAGGGTCTCGTCGCGACCGGTTACCTGGAGGAACAGGCCGGCGTCTACCGCCTGGGCCCGGCCCTGGACGTCCTGGTGCGACCGGCGCGCGCGGAGTTCACGCTGTCGGCCCGCCGTGCCCTGGAGAGCCTCCAGCAGACGTTCGACGAGACCGCGATCCTCTGCCGTCTGGTGGGGGACGCCGTCGTCTACGTGGAGATGGTGGAGTCCCGCCGGATGATTCGGTACTCGGCGCCGCTCAACCAGCGGCGACCGCTCTACCCGACCAGCTCGGGCAAGTGCTTCCTCGCCCACTTCTCGCCGCGTCGGCGGGCGGCCTACCTCGCCGAGCACGTCGAGGAGGCACGGCGTGCGCTGGTCGAGGACGAGTTGGAGCGCGTCCGCGAGCAGGGTTACGCCGTCAACCGGGGCGAGACGGTACCGGACGTCTCCGCGGCCGCGAGCCCGATCGTCGTGCAGGGCCGGGTCGTGGGCGCTCTGGCCGTGGCCGGTCCGAGTGCCCGGATGGCCGACGAGCTGGAGCAGGTCGCGGCCGCGGTGCGCGACGAGGCGGCCAAGGTGGCGCCACGCCTGTGA
- a CDS encoding 2-oxo acid dehydrogenase subunit E2 has product MTQVQAPYRERMTRMRKIIATRMVESLQTSAQLTSVVEADVSGITEARRRTKDAFRSRHGVGLSYLPFFALAAVQALAEHRVVNASVVPETHEIEYHPAQHLGIAVDTERGLMVPVIRDAQELDLAGLAVAIDDVATRTRESKLRPDEGSGGTFTITNTGSRGALFDTPIINAPQSAILGTGAVVRRPVALTDAEGGEWVAIRSMVYLALSYDHRIVDGADAARFLTDVKRRLEDPTWIDQTIGGS; this is encoded by the coding sequence ATGACACAGGTACAGGCTCCCTACCGGGAGCGGATGACCCGGATGCGGAAGATCATCGCGACCCGGATGGTCGAGTCGCTGCAGACGTCCGCGCAGCTGACGTCCGTCGTCGAGGCGGACGTCAGCGGGATCACCGAGGCCCGCCGCCGGACCAAGGACGCGTTCCGGTCCCGGCACGGCGTCGGGCTGTCCTACCTCCCGTTCTTCGCGCTCGCCGCGGTCCAGGCGCTGGCCGAGCACCGGGTCGTCAACGCGTCGGTGGTTCCGGAGACGCACGAGATCGAGTACCACCCGGCGCAGCACCTGGGGATCGCGGTCGACACCGAGCGCGGGCTGATGGTGCCGGTGATCCGGGACGCTCAGGAACTGGACCTGGCGGGCCTGGCCGTCGCGATCGACGACGTCGCGACCCGCACTCGGGAGAGCAAACTCCGGCCGGACGAGGGGAGCGGCGGGACGTTCACGATCACGAACACCGGGAGCCGCGGCGCACTGTTCGACACCCCGATCATCAACGCACCGCAGTCCGCGATCCTCGGCACCGGCGCGGTCGTGCGTCGCCCGGTCGCCCTGACCGACGCCGAGGGCGGCGAGTGGGTGGCGATCCGGTCGATGGTCTACCTCGCGCTCTCCTACGATCACCGGATCGTCGACGGCGCGGACGCCGCGCGGTTCCTGACCGACGTCAAGCGGCGGCTCGAGGATCCCACCTGGATCGACCAGACCATCGGAGGTTCCTGA